In one window of Prevotella fusca JCM 17724 DNA:
- the topA gene encoding type I DNA topoisomerase codes for MQENLVIVESPAKAKTIEKFLGKDYKVMSSYGHIRDLKKKELSIDLDTLNPDYEIPDEKKKVVSELKKSAKAAKKVWLASDEDREGEAISWHLCEVLGLDEEKTNRIVFHEITKPAILKAIESPRRLDMNLVNAQQARRVLDRLVGFRLSPVLWRKVKPALSAGRVQSVAVRLIVEREREVQNFNSEPYYRLNAVFAVTGEDGSKSEVKAELSKRFKTHEEALDFLELCKTSKFKVSSIAKKPLKRTPAPPFTTSTLQQEAARKLGFTVSQTMMVAQRLYEAGRITYMRTDSVNLSSLAVSTCKEEIERLYGENYSKVRKYQTHSKGAQEAHEAIRPTYIDNVSIEGTSQEKRLYDLIWKRTIASQMADAQIEKTTVNISLEAEDGKNNTDLLFVSNGEVIAFEGFLKVYNESTDDDENNEEFSHALPVMHEGEELERREIVSTERYSQGPNRYTEASLVRKLEELGIGRPSTYAPTISTIQQREYVQKGDRKGEERKYAVDSLLGLKVTSKTKKEMAGADKGKLIPTDIGIVVNDFLMANFPEIMDYNFTAKVEQDFDKIAEGKAEWNKKMKTFYQGFEPEVEKVMNARSEHKAGERELGVEPKTGKPVFVKIGRFGPVVQIGSADDEDKPRFSQLPSDKSMETITLEEALELFKLPRKVGQFEGTDVVIGAGRFGPYVLHNKKYTSLPKEEDPLTISLDAAINLIQKKRLQDAQRHLKTFEEDAKMEVMNGRYGPYIAYDGKNYRMPKALHEKAAELTYEQCMDIVKNAPEPKRKK; via the coding sequence ATGCAAGAAAACTTGGTAATAGTAGAGAGCCCGGCAAAGGCTAAGACCATTGAGAAGTTTCTCGGTAAGGACTATAAGGTTATGTCGTCTTATGGTCATATCCGCGACTTGAAAAAGAAGGAACTTAGCATTGATCTCGACACGTTGAATCCCGATTATGAAATCCCTGACGAGAAGAAGAAAGTAGTCAGTGAACTGAAGAAAAGTGCTAAAGCAGCCAAGAAAGTCTGGTTGGCTTCCGATGAGGACCGCGAGGGAGAAGCTATCAGCTGGCATCTTTGTGAGGTGTTAGGGCTGGATGAAGAGAAAACGAATCGTATCGTGTTCCATGAGATTACCAAGCCCGCCATATTGAAAGCAATTGAGTCGCCACGCCGTCTGGATATGAATCTTGTGAACGCACAGCAGGCCCGTCGCGTACTCGACCGCCTGGTAGGCTTCCGTCTTTCACCGGTGCTGTGGCGCAAGGTAAAGCCGGCTTTGAGTGCCGGACGTGTGCAGAGCGTTGCCGTGAGGTTGATTGTAGAGCGCGAACGTGAGGTACAGAACTTCAATTCTGAGCCTTACTACCGATTGAATGCAGTCTTTGCTGTAACCGGTGAGGATGGCTCGAAGAGTGAAGTAAAGGCTGAATTGAGCAAGCGTTTCAAGACACATGAGGAGGCTTTGGACTTCCTTGAACTGTGCAAGACTTCAAAATTCAAGGTTTCATCGATAGCAAAGAAACCTTTGAAACGCACCCCGGCTCCTCCGTTCACAACCTCAACACTGCAGCAGGAAGCTGCAAGAAAGCTCGGCTTCACCGTAAGTCAGACGATGATGGTTGCCCAGCGATTGTATGAGGCAGGACGTATTACTTACATGCGAACCGACAGTGTGAATCTTTCCAGTTTGGCTGTCAGCACCTGCAAGGAGGAGATTGAGCGGCTCTATGGTGAGAATTATAGTAAAGTAAGAAAGTATCAGACCCATAGCAAAGGGGCGCAGGAGGCGCACGAGGCTATCCGTCCTACATATATTGATAATGTTTCTATCGAAGGGACAAGCCAGGAGAAGCGTCTTTACGACCTTATCTGGAAGCGCACCATTGCGTCGCAGATGGCTGATGCACAGATAGAGAAGACCACTGTAAACATATCACTTGAGGCGGAAGATGGCAAGAACAACACTGATCTGCTGTTTGTTTCCAACGGCGAAGTGATTGCTTTCGAGGGCTTCCTGAAAGTTTATAACGAATCGACTGACGATGATGAAAACAACGAGGAGTTCTCACATGCGCTGCCGGTAATGCACGAAGGCGAGGAACTTGAACGTCGTGAAATCGTTTCAACAGAGCGTTATTCACAGGGACCTAACCGTTATACGGAGGCAAGTCTGGTGCGCAAACTTGAAGAACTTGGCATCGGTCGCCCGTCAACATACGCTCCGACAATCTCAACCATCCAGCAACGTGAATACGTACAGAAGGGTGACCGCAAGGGTGAAGAGCGTAAGTATGCTGTTGACTCACTCCTTGGTCTGAAGGTAACTTCCAAGACCAAGAAGGAAATGGCTGGTGCAGACAAGGGCAAACTCATCCCGACAGACATCGGAATTGTTGTGAACGACTTTCTTATGGCGAACTTCCCGGAGATTATGGACTATAACTTTACAGCCAAAGTTGAGCAGGATTTCGATAAGATTGCTGAAGGAAAGGCTGAATGGAATAAGAAGATGAAGACCTTTTATCAAGGTTTTGAACCAGAGGTGGAGAAGGTTATGAATGCCCGTTCCGAGCATAAGGCAGGCGAACGTGAGCTTGGTGTCGAGCCAAAGACAGGCAAGCCGGTGTTCGTTAAGATTGGTCGTTTCGGTCCGGTTGTGCAGATTGGCAGTGCAGATGATGAGGACAAACCACGATTCTCACAGCTTCCGTCAGACAAGAGCATGGAAACCATCACCCTTGAGGAAGCGTTGGAATTGTTCAAGCTGCCACGTAAGGTAGGTCAGTTTGAGGGTACAGACGTTGTGATCGGTGCTGGTCGCTTCGGTCCTTACGTGCTCCATAACAAGAAGTACACCTCACTTCCAAAGGAGGAAGACCCGCTTACCATCAGCCTTGATGCCGCTATCAACCTTATTCAGAAGAAGCGTCTGCAGGATGCACAGCGTCACTTGAAGACTTTTGAAGAAGATGCCAAGATGGAAGTGATGAACGGTCGTTACGGTCCTTATATTGCCTATGATGGCAAGAACTACCGTATGCCGAAGGCACTCCACGAGAAAGCTGCAGAACTTACTTACGAGCAGTGCATGGACATCGTAAAGAATGCCCCGGAGCCAAAGCGTAAGAAGTAG
- a CDS encoding transposase produces MDKVHGVMQRAVEWGLNRRDGRHIYEHVCMDEKSIRRGHEYVSMLYYGDTGNVIEVEGGRTRKSVENLCSKALTEEQRAGVKTVCTRWDAARPIHYG; encoded by the coding sequence GTGGATAAGGTGCATGGAGTGATGCAACGAGCTGTTGAATGGGGATTGAATCGGCGTGACGGCAGGCACATCTATGAGCATGTCTGTATGGATGAGAAGTCAATCCGACGGGGGCATGAGTATGTGAGTATGCTCTATTACGGAGATACAGGAAATGTCATCGAAGTAGAGGGCGGGCGCACCAGGAAAAGTGTTGAGAATCTGTGCTCCAAGGCTCTCACTGAAGAGCAAAGGGCAGGTGTGAAGACCGTATGCACAAGGTGGGATGCAGCACGTCCTATACATTATGGGTGA
- a CDS encoding alpha/beta hydrolase: MNLRKLFLTFGLAAAAMTMNAQSTFDVKLYNGRPPYNNGDPNDTAKVRVFLPTEKEATGRAVIICPGGAYETLSMDKEGYDWGEFFQNHGIAAIVLKYRMPHGEPEVPVSDAEQAMKLVRMNATSWRINRNDVGIMGFSAGGHLAATIATRSQGEAKPNFQILFYPVISMLEGYGHDRSRLNFLGKNPGKRDEKKYSADMNVSRVTPRAFIALSDDDDSVPPANGVNFYTELYRNDVRGSLHVYPGGGHGWGSKIGFRYHEEMMMDLKAWLKSF, encoded by the coding sequence ATGAATTTAAGAAAACTATTTCTCACATTCGGACTGGCTGCTGCTGCCATGACGATGAACGCCCAGAGCACTTTCGATGTAAAACTCTATAACGGGCGTCCGCCTTACAACAACGGCGATCCAAATGATACCGCTAAGGTACGTGTCTTCCTTCCGACAGAGAAAGAAGCTACAGGACGTGCCGTAATCATCTGCCCAGGTGGTGCCTACGAGACACTATCAATGGACAAAGAGGGTTATGACTGGGGGGAGTTCTTCCAGAATCACGGCATTGCAGCCATCGTATTGAAGTACCGCATGCCACATGGTGAGCCCGAGGTCCCCGTTTCTGACGCCGAGCAGGCAATGAAGCTCGTCCGTATGAACGCAACAAGCTGGAGAATCAATCGCAATGACGTTGGTATCATGGGCTTCTCTGCCGGTGGTCATCTCGCTGCAACGATTGCTACAAGAAGCCAGGGAGAGGCTAAGCCGAACTTCCAGATACTCTTCTACCCCGTCATTTCAATGCTGGAAGGCTACGGTCACGACAGAAGCCGCCTCAACTTCCTGGGCAAGAACCCCGGCAAGCGTGACGAGAAGAAGTACAGTGCTGACATGAACGTGAGCCGTGTAACGCCACGTGCATTCATTGCGCTCAGCGATGACGACGATTCCGTACCGCCAGCAAACGGCGTAAACTTCTACACCGAACTTTACCGCAATGACGTTCGCGGTTCTCTCCACGTCTATCCCGGCGGCGGTCATGGCTGGGGCAGCAAGATCGGGTTCCGCTATCATGAGGAGATGATGATGGACCTCAAGGCATGGCTGAAGAGTTTTTAA
- a CDS encoding NUDIX domain-containing protein gives MHVLDKFRYCPVCGSKRFVEQNEKSKRCESCGFEYFLNPSSAVAAFILNGKGELLVTRRKFDPGRGTLDLPGGFCDIGETIGEALIREIKEETNLVVKEKSYFCSLPNKYRYSGFDIPTLDAFFICKVEDETALKVADDVDEATWVPLAEVHTEQFGLRSIRQALHDFLQMEVENLKK, from the coding sequence ATGCACGTATTAGATAAGTTTCGGTATTGTCCCGTATGTGGAAGTAAGCGTTTTGTAGAACAGAACGAGAAAAGCAAACGCTGCGAGAGTTGTGGCTTCGAGTATTTCCTTAATCCGAGTTCTGCTGTGGCTGCATTCATCCTGAACGGTAAAGGGGAATTGCTCGTTACACGCAGGAAGTTTGATCCAGGACGTGGAACGTTAGACCTCCCCGGAGGCTTCTGTGATATTGGCGAGACCATTGGCGAGGCATTGATACGTGAAATAAAAGAGGAAACCAACCTTGTTGTCAAGGAGAAAAGTTACTTCTGTTCACTTCCTAACAAGTACCGTTACAGTGGTTTTGATATACCTACACTTGATGCCTTCTTCATCTGTAAGGTAGAGGATGAGACCGCTCTCAAGGTGGCGGATGATGTAGATGAGGCTACATGGGTGCCATTGGCAGAGGTTCATACCGAACAGTTCGGTCTTCGTTCCATCCGTCAGGCACTGCATGACTTTTTGCAGATGGAGGTAGAAAACTTAAAAAAGTAG